A DNA window from Allokutzneria albata contains the following coding sequences:
- a CDS encoding UbiX family flavin prenyltransferase encodes MRLVVGMTGATGAELGIRVLLGLRELGVETHLVLSKWARATIELETSWSVREVRELATAVHSADDQAAPISSGSFRTDGMVVVPCTTKTLATIRHGTGEGLVSRAADVVLKERRRLVLVVRETPLSTIHLENMLGVTQAGATVFPPVPAFYNAPHSLDDVIDHTVARILDQFGLDLPNAARWTGTADAKAQRLLTNGFSYKE; translated from the coding sequence ATGCGCCTGGTAGTGGGGATGACCGGAGCCACCGGTGCCGAGCTCGGCATCCGCGTGCTGCTCGGGCTGCGGGAGCTGGGCGTCGAGACGCACCTGGTGCTGAGCAAGTGGGCCCGCGCCACGATCGAGCTGGAGACCAGCTGGTCCGTGCGCGAGGTGCGCGAGCTGGCGACCGCCGTGCACTCGGCCGACGACCAGGCGGCGCCGATCTCCAGCGGCTCGTTCCGCACCGACGGGATGGTGGTGGTCCCCTGCACCACCAAGACCCTGGCCACCATCCGGCACGGCACCGGCGAGGGGCTGGTCAGCCGCGCGGCGGACGTGGTGCTCAAGGAGCGCCGCCGCCTGGTGCTCGTGGTCCGCGAGACCCCGCTGAGCACGATCCACCTGGAGAACATGCTCGGCGTGACCCAGGCGGGGGCGACGGTGTTCCCACCGGTTCCGGCGTTCTACAACGCCCCGCACAGCCTCGACGACGTCATCGACCACACGGTGGCCCGGATCCTCGACCAGTTCGGGCTCGACCTCCCGAACGCGGCGCGCTGGACCGGTACGGCCGACGCGAAGGCGCAGCGGCTGCTCACCAACGGCTTCTCGTACAAGGAGTAG
- a CDS encoding putative RNA methyltransferase, with protein sequence MRSELLEHLRCPHCGAPLAAAGNTVSCAGGHSFDIAKQGYLSLLAGGHSYRVDTAEMVAARDAFLGAGHYAPISDALAKAARAPLPPGCVLDIGGGTGHYLRAVLDVLPDRDGIVLDLSKFAARRAAKAHARIGAVVADAWRELPVNDGAAALVLNVFAPRNGPELRRVLHPDGELVVVTPTSAHLGSLVRELDLLTVDERKDERLHQALDPYFTPLGRESVEYSLAPGRDALAQLVGMGPSAWSAKTITLPEDFKTTVSVSLTRYRPKPK encoded by the coding sequence ATGCGCAGCGAACTCCTGGAACACCTGCGGTGTCCGCATTGCGGAGCGCCACTCGCGGCGGCTGGGAACACCGTGTCCTGCGCTGGCGGACACAGCTTCGACATCGCCAAGCAGGGCTATCTGAGCCTGCTCGCGGGCGGTCACTCCTACCGCGTCGACACGGCCGAGATGGTCGCGGCGCGGGACGCCTTCCTCGGCGCGGGCCACTACGCCCCGATCTCCGACGCGCTCGCGAAAGCGGCACGAGCGCCGCTGCCGCCGGGGTGCGTGCTCGACATCGGCGGCGGTACGGGCCACTACCTCCGCGCGGTGCTCGACGTCCTGCCGGACCGCGACGGCATCGTGCTCGACCTGTCCAAGTTCGCGGCACGGCGCGCCGCCAAGGCGCACGCCCGGATCGGAGCCGTCGTCGCCGACGCCTGGCGCGAGCTGCCGGTCAACGACGGTGCGGCGGCCCTGGTGCTCAACGTCTTCGCCCCGCGCAACGGCCCCGAACTGCGCCGGGTCCTCCACCCGGACGGCGAACTGGTGGTGGTCACCCCCACTTCGGCCCACCTCGGCTCCCTGGTGCGCGAGCTGGACCTGCTGACGGTGGACGAGCGCAAGGACGAGCGGCTGCACCAGGCGCTGGACCCGTACTTCACCCCGCTCGGCCGGGAGTCCGTCGAGTACTCCCTCGCGCCGGGCCGCGACGCGCTGGCCCAGCTCGTGGGCATGGGGCCGAGCGCGTGGTCGGCCAAGACGATCACTCTGCCCGAGGACTTCAAGACCACCGTGTCGGTGTCGCTGACCCGCTACCGCCCGAAGCCCAAGTGA
- a CDS encoding UbiD family decarboxylase: MSGNGISRRGLLWRGGLLAAGSVGASLAGITAQSAAAAPPKWDPRAADAKRRLGSLREYLDALNALGDLREINREVDTHLEIGAITRRTTEISGPAVLFNRIKGHRRGFRVLGAPAALSSLPSARYARVALSLGFRPETHPLAMVEALARAHDLKPIEPVTVHSGPCQQNVLLGAEADLTKIPVPLLHDGDGGPYLNTWGTFVVGTPDGKWVNWSISRAMLVDGKRFAPLVVPFFQHLGVIAAQWAEQGKQAPFALVQGAEPGIPFASAMSLPDGVSEASFLGGYYGKPVELVRCKTVDLRVPSTAEIVIEGHIDFEKTVPEGPMGEAPGYMSVHVRQMPTCTVTAITHRDNAILPVVTAGKAVDEDHTAVGVPASAIILNALRKNGIPATNAWMVPESALHVLAVTVPQDWPKRTGIASSRELTKRIAEIICDTRVVIWLSQVMVLDDDLDVTDHRDLMWGFATRTHPVKDQVVIPQRSFNALMVCYGKEEQETYLAPLLAFDSLLPQGSERPRSTAFEANYPAELRKKILDNWVD, translated from the coding sequence ATGTCTGGCAACGGGATCTCCCGCAGAGGGCTGCTCTGGCGCGGCGGCCTGCTCGCAGCGGGCTCGGTCGGCGCGAGCCTGGCCGGGATCACCGCGCAGAGCGCCGCCGCGGCGCCGCCGAAGTGGGACCCGCGCGCGGCCGACGCCAAGCGGCGCCTCGGCAGCCTGCGCGAGTACCTGGACGCGCTGAACGCGCTCGGGGACCTCCGGGAGATCAACCGCGAGGTGGACACCCACCTGGAGATCGGCGCGATCACCCGGCGCACCACCGAGATCAGCGGTCCCGCCGTGCTCTTCAACCGGATCAAGGGCCACCGCAGGGGTTTCCGGGTCCTCGGAGCACCCGCCGCGCTCAGCTCGTTGCCCAGCGCGCGCTACGCCAGGGTGGCGCTGTCGCTGGGCTTCCGGCCGGAGACCCACCCGCTGGCCATGGTGGAGGCGCTGGCAAGGGCGCACGACCTCAAGCCGATCGAGCCCGTGACGGTCCACAGTGGACCCTGTCAGCAGAACGTGCTGCTCGGTGCGGAGGCCGACCTCACCAAGATCCCGGTTCCGTTGCTGCACGACGGTGACGGCGGCCCGTACCTGAACACCTGGGGAACCTTCGTCGTCGGCACCCCGGACGGCAAGTGGGTCAACTGGTCGATCAGCCGCGCGATGCTGGTGGACGGCAAGCGGTTCGCGCCCCTGGTCGTGCCGTTCTTCCAGCACCTCGGCGTGATCGCGGCGCAGTGGGCCGAGCAGGGCAAGCAGGCGCCGTTCGCCCTGGTGCAGGGCGCGGAACCGGGCATCCCGTTCGCCTCGGCGATGTCGCTGCCGGACGGCGTGAGCGAGGCGTCCTTCCTCGGCGGCTACTACGGCAAGCCCGTGGAACTGGTGCGCTGCAAGACGGTCGACCTGCGGGTGCCGTCGACCGCGGAGATCGTCATCGAGGGGCACATCGACTTCGAGAAGACGGTGCCCGAGGGCCCGATGGGCGAGGCACCCGGCTACATGAGCGTGCACGTGCGGCAGATGCCGACCTGCACCGTCACCGCGATCACCCACCGGGACAACGCGATCCTGCCCGTGGTGACGGCGGGCAAGGCGGTCGACGAGGACCACACCGCGGTCGGTGTGCCCGCATCGGCGATCATCCTGAACGCCTTGCGCAAGAACGGGATCCCGGCGACGAACGCCTGGATGGTTCCCGAGAGCGCCCTGCACGTGCTCGCGGTGACCGTGCCGCAGGACTGGCCGAAGCGCACCGGCATCGCGTCCTCGCGCGAGCTGACCAAACGCATCGCGGAGATCATCTGCGACACCCGTGTGGTCATCTGGCTCTCCCAGGTGATGGTCCTCGACGACGACCTGGACGTGACCGACCATCGGGACCTGATGTGGGGCTTCGCCACCAGGACGCACCCGGTGAAGGACCAGGTGGTGATCCCGCAGCGGTCGTTCAACGCGCTGATGGTCTGCTACGGCAAGGAGGAGCAGGAGACCTATCTCGCGCCGCTGCTCGCGTTCGACTCGTTGCTGCCGCAGGGCTCGGAACGCCCGCGCAGCACCGCTTTCGAGGCCAACTACCCGGCCGAACTGCGCAAGAAGATCCTGGACAACTGGGTCGACTAG
- a CDS encoding DUF305 domain-containing protein has protein sequence MKLRILVAALAAFTLAACGQAAPTHNQADVDFATGMVPHHRQAVEMADLIPQRSDNPKLRSLGERVRAAQQPEIDTMTGWLKRWGAPEPSDHSGHSGHGMAGMMMPQQMADLKAAKGIGFDKMWLRMMIEHHKGALEMARTELAKGSDAEAKKLAQSITDSQQKEIDEMTALLAER, from the coding sequence ATGAAGCTCAGGATTCTCGTGGCCGCCCTGGCCGCGTTCACCCTCGCCGCCTGCGGTCAGGCCGCACCGACGCACAACCAGGCGGACGTGGACTTCGCCACGGGCATGGTGCCGCACCACCGCCAGGCCGTGGAGATGGCCGACCTGATCCCCCAGCGCAGCGACAACCCGAAGCTGCGCTCGCTCGGCGAACGGGTTCGCGCCGCGCAGCAGCCGGAGATCGACACGATGACCGGCTGGCTCAAGCGCTGGGGTGCTCCGGAGCCCTCGGACCACTCCGGACACTCCGGGCACGGCATGGCGGGGATGATGATGCCGCAGCAGATGGCCGACCTGAAGGCGGCCAAGGGCATCGGCTTCGACAAGATGTGGCTGCGGATGATGATCGAGCACCACAAGGGCGCGCTGGAGATGGCGCGTACGGAGCTGGCCAAGGGCTCCGACGCGGAGGCGAAGAAGCTCGCCCAGTCGATCACCGACTCGCAGCAGAAGGAGATCGACGAGATGACGGCGCTGCTCGCGGAGCGCTGA